Proteins encoded together in one Epinephelus lanceolatus isolate andai-2023 chromosome 4, ASM4190304v1, whole genome shotgun sequence window:
- the eif4g1b gene encoding eukaryotic translation initiation factor 4 gamma 1 isoform X4 — protein sequence MNKAPQPITGPPSNPHPAPSPGLSQPSFPPGQPPSVVFATPPPQMNPTPQARQPYYANRASLPPSSGPRGVPPSSGPRPVTPTHVYQPGPGSQMMMIPGQQLPFPSSPQGPAYFIPGQYRSATYVATPQQYPVPAGTPGFYPGTSPAEYGTYAGAYYPAQPQFTPSVQAAPVIMNPAPQQQQPPPQPPQHIHTKRERKQIRIRDPNQGGRDITEEIMSGGRSGSTPTPPQSAISGSESTAVVQANGESVTAAATSAVVRPDDRGKPTPPPLSKTPELAKGDHIPTEATSSDTNTKPPTPPLLSEAEDVPLNTSPTPAPSAPVADVMDAPPPPREPTPPLPSAPEVPAYPAPLPDPVPTSAAQDKTDKKFTEAKEEEEVKEEEAEAEEAAASLDTPLAPPSTTNGVAEVEPERLSVHLPPSHLDAPLESPIAQPEELCLPNGLPLPAPQDPEVPVACATERDDSPIAEPEINEQQVIQTCTAITQAAPTPVVQATPAPVDQPAPAPAPAPAPAPAPAPAPAVQEIPADPVVQAAPAQPEVQDPVPPVALDVKEDTPVPQSTAKEEKPSPAETVSIPDSAPETVPTPPPPTAEEREDTPPPQTVTPALVETTMQAAVSVPKKKRKMKDLNKKEAVGDLLDAFKEEQVVTPPEPEPAPAPAPAPETQPPAASPPAPEEADLTWEDKEDKLDAENIQPDPKSTDTDKKYQYKEEQWKPINTEEKKQYDREFLLGFQFISASMNKPEGLPAISDVVLDKANKTPLRQLDPSRLTGMNCGPDFTPSFANLGRPGMGGGGRGPPPGMGMGVGGQRRSQQMQRKEPRKIITSMSLSDDVQLNKAEKAWKPSTKKARARGAEEEDNDAENLKTQDLFKRVRSILNKLTPQKFQQLMKQVTELTIDTEERLKGVIDLTFEKAISEPDFSVAYANMCRCLMGLKVQTTDKPGATVNFRKLLLNRCQKEFEKDKDDDEIFEKKQKELEAASVAEEKQRLIDELQEAKDKARRRSLGNIKFIGELFKLKMLTEVIMHDCIVKLLKNHDEESLECLCRLLSTIGKDLDFEKAKPRMDQYFNQMEKIIKERKTSSRIRFMLQDVLDLRRNNWVPRRGDQGPKTIDQIHKDAELEEHREQMKVQQALISKKEPSGGPGGRMGGGGPGGRGGPHTPGRGAPPQDEGWNTVPISKNRPIDTSRLSKITKTPVLDFNNQLLAPGGKGTWGSWGKGSSGGTSAKPADTGAEPGGRPATSTLNRFSALQQPSSSSGSSLDSDRRVPQRNSSSRDRSDRFDRSDRGSDRFDRRDDRRDDRDRNRLQVTKRSFSRENEERSREREQRGSADPVRRVASMTDDRGSRERARSKENVKRETAATPPPPQTPTKPALTEEELNKKSTAIIEEYLHINDMKEALQCVQELSSTQLLYVFVRNGLESTLERSTIAREHMGLLLQQLIKNNILPTQQYFNGLQEILEVAEDMAIDIPHIWLYLAELITPMLHEGGIPMGELFREISKPLIPLGKAGVLLVQILTLLCKEMSHKKAGTMWREAGLRWKDFLPEDVDVNKFVTEKNVEFTLGDESEESKKKELSSAELTKQLDRLIHEKADNQRIFDWIEANLDEQQSSSNMFVRALMTCICQSAVICENPYKVDGEQIKQRAKVLQKYLKDEQKELQALYALQALMVQMEQPANLLRMFFDTLYDEDVIKEEAFYKWESSKDPAEQQGKGVALKSVTAFFTWLREAEDESDNS from the exons CACCCCAGGCTTCTACCCAGGCACCAGCCCCGCTGAATATGGTACTTATG CAGGGGCCTACTACCCCGCCCAGCCTCAGTTCACCCCCTCGGTGCAGGCGGCACCCGTCATTATGAACCCAGCCCCTCAACAGCAGCAACCACCTCCTCAGCCTCCACAGCACATCCACACCAAGCGCGAACGGAAACAG ATCAGAATAAGAGACCCTAACCAAGGAGGTCGAGATATTACAGAGGAGATTATGTCAGGGGGCCGCAGTGGCTCTACCCCAACCCCACCACAG TCAGCCATATCGGGATCAGAAAGTACAGCTGTAGTCCAGGCCAACGGTGAGAGCGTCACAGCTGCTGCTACATCAGCAGTGGTTAGACCAG ATGACAGAGGGAAACCTACGCCCCCTCCTCTGTCAAAGACCCCTGAACTTGCGAAGGGCGACCACATCCCCACAGAGGCTACCTCCTCTGACACGAACACTAAGCCCCCCACACCCCCACTACTATCAGAAGCAGAGGACGTCCCTCTCAACACTAGCCCCACTCCTGCACCCAGTGCTCCTGTTGCAGATGTAATGGatgctcctccacctccaagGGAACCCACCCCGCCCCTCCCGTCAGCGCCTGAGGTGCCTGCCTACCCCGCACCTCTCCCTGACCCTGTCCCCACATCTGCTGCACAAGACAAAACAGACAAGAAATTCacagaggcaaaggaggaggaggaggtgaaagaGGAAGAGGCTGAAGCAGAAGAGGCAGCTGCCTCTTTGGACACGCCCCTTGCACCTCCCTCCACCACTAACGGTGTGGCAGAGGTGGAGCCAGAAAGGCTGTCAGTCCACTTGCCACCCAGTCACCTGGATGCTCCCCTGGAGTCTCCCATTGCACAGCCGGAGGAGCTCTGCCTCCCCAACGGCCTGCCGCTGCCAGCCCCTCAAGACCCCGAGGTGCCCGTCGCCTGTGCAACTGAGCGTGACGACAGCCCCATCGCTGAGCCTGAGATCAATGAGCAGCAGGTCATACAGACCTGCACAGCCATCACTCAGGCAGCGCCTACACCTGTTGTCCAAGCCACACCGGCACCTGTAGATCAGCCTGcacctgctcctgctcctgctcctgcacctgcacctgctCCTGCCCCCGCACCCGCTGTTCAGGAGATTCCTGCTGATCCAGTTGTCCAGGCAGCACCTGCCCAGCCTGAAGTACAGGACCCAGTTCCTCCAGTCGCCCTGGATGTTAAAGAAGATACCCCAGTGCCCCAGTCCACCGCCAAGGAAGAGAAGCCATCTCCTGCAGAGACGGTTTCCATACCTGACAGCGCCCCAGAAACAGTGCCCACTCCTCCCCCTCCCacagcagaggagagggaggacaCCCCTCCTCCCCAGACGGTTACCCCTGCCCTTGTAGAAACTACTATGCAAG CCGCTGTGTCTGTgccaaagaaaaagaggaagatgaaggaTCTGAACAAAAAGGAGGCTGTAGGAGACCTCCTGGATGCCTTTAAAGAG GAGCAAGTCGTGACTCCCCCGGAGCCCGAGCCGGCCCCGGCCCCTGCCCCAGCGCCAGAGACCCAGCCCcctgctgcttctcctcctGCCCCAGAGGAGGCGGACCTGACCTGGGAGGACAAGGAGGACAAGCTGGATGCTGAGAACATTCAGCCAGATCCCAAGTCGACTGACACTGACAAGAAGTACCAGTACAAAGAGG AACAATGGAAGCCGATCaacacagaggagaagaaaCAATACGACAGAGAGTTTCTTCTGGGCTTCCAGTTCATCTCAGCCAGTATGAACAAGCCTGAGGGTCTGCCAGCCATCAGTGATGTTGTCCTGGACAAG GCTAATAAGACCCCTCTGCGTCAACTGGACCCCAGTCGTCTAACAGGAATGAACTGTGGCCCTGACTTTACACCCTCCTTCGCCAACCTCGGCAGGCCTGGCATGGGAGGAGGCGGCAGAGGACCG CCTCCAGGTATGGGCATGGGCGTTGGCGGTCAACGTCGCTCTCAGCAAATGCAGAGGAAAGAGCCGAGGAAAATCATCACCAGCATGTCACTCAGCGATGACGTGCAGCTGAACAAAGCAGAGAAGGCTTGGAAACCTTCAACGAAAAAGGCTCGCGCTCGcggagcagaggaagaggacaaCGATGCAGAGAACCTTAAGACCCAGGATCTGTTTAAACGGGTTCGCAGTATCCTCAACAAACTGACCCCCCAAAAGTTTCAACAGCTAATGAAACAGGTGACGGAACTGACTATTGACACTGAGGAGAGATTGAAAGGAGTCATTGATCTTACTTTCGAAAAGGCCATCTCCGAGCCAGACTTTTCGGTGGCCTATGCCAACATGTGCCGCTGCCTTATGGGG CTTAAAGTCCAAACCACAGATAAGCCGGGAGCCACTGTGAATTTCCGCAAGCTGCTACTAAATCGATGCCAGAAGGAGTTTGAGAAGGATAAAGATGACGACGAGATCTttgagaagaagcagaaggagCTGGAGGCTGCCTCAGTG GCGGAGGAGAAGCAGCGGCTCATCGATGAGCTACAAGAGGCCAAAGACAAGGCCAGGAGGCGCTCACTGGGCAACATCAAGTTCATTGGCGAGCTGTTCAAGCTTAAAATGCTCACAGAGGTCATCATGCATGACTGCATTGTAAAGCTGCTCAAAAACCACGATGAAGAGTCCCTGGAGTGCCTGTGTAGACTGTTGTCCACCATCGGCAAGGACCTAGACTTCGAGAAGGCAaag CCTCGCATGGACCAGTACTTCAATCAGatggagaaaataataaagGAGAGGAAGACCTCCTCCCGTATCCGCTTCATGCTGCAGGATGTGCTGGACCTTCGACGG AACAACTGGGTGCCCCGGCGAGGCGACCAGGGCCCCAAGACCATCGACCAGATCCACAAAGACGCTGAGCTGGAGGAGCACAGGGAGCAAATGAAGGTGCAGCAAGCCCTCATCTCCAAGAAGGAGCCCAGTGGTGGCCCTGGAGGCAGGATGGGTGGAGGAGGTCCCGGGGGTCGTGGGGGCCCTCACACCCCAGGCCGTGGAGCTCCTCCCCAGGACGAGGGCTGGAATACAGTGCCTATCTCCAAGAACCGACCTATTGACACCTCTCGCCTTAGCAAAATCACTAAG ACTCCTGTTCTTGACTTCAACAATCAGTTGCTCGCCCCAGGAGGTAAAGGTACATGGGGGAGCTGGGGTAAGGGCAGCAGCGGTGGCACCAGTGCCAAACCTGCAGATACTG GTGCAGAGCCAGGCGGCCGTCCAGCCACCAGCACACTGAACAGATTTTCAGCCTTACAGCAGCCGTCGTCCTCTTCAGGCTCGTCCCTGGACTCAGACAGACGAGTTCCTCAGAG AAACAGCTCAAGTCGAGACCGCAGCGATCGCTTCGACCGCTCTGATCGTGGCAGCGACCGTTTTGACAGACGGGACGACCGGCGGGACGACCGTGACCGAAATCGGCTGCAGGTCACCAAGCGCAGCTTCAGCCGGGAGAACGAAGAGCGGAGCCGGGAGAGAGAGCAACGTGGGTCGGCTGATCCTGTACGCCGAGTAGCGAGCATGACGGACGACagaggcagcagagagagagccaGGAGCAAAGAGAATG TGAAACGGGAGACAGCTGccacccctccacctcctcagaCCCCCACCAAGCCTGCCTTGACCGAGGAAGAGCTGAACAAGAAGTCCACAGCCATTATCGAGGAGTACCTCCATATAAATGACATGAAG GAGGCTCTCCAGTGTGTGCAGGAGTTGAGCAGCACTCAGCTACTGTACGTGTTCGTACGAAACGGACTGGAGTCGACGCTGGAGCGCAGCACCATCGCCAGGGAGCACATGGGCCTGCTTCTGCAGCAGCTCATTAAGAACAACATCCTCCCCACACAGCAGTACTTTAATGG GCTTCAGGAAATCCTGGAGGTGGCTGAAGACATGGCGATAGACATCCCCCACATCTGGCTGTACCTGGCAGAGCTGATCACTCCCATGCTCCATGAGGGAGGCATCCCTATGGGAGAACTTTTCAG GGAGATTTCAAAGCCTTTAATTCCTCTGGGAAAAGCTGGAGTGCTGCTGGTCCAGATCCTCACTTTACTCTGCAAAGAAATG AGCCATAAAAAGGCGGGCACAATGTGGAGGGAGGCTGGCCTCCGGTGGAAAGACTTCCTCCCAGAGGATGTAGACGTCAACAAGTTTGTGACAGAAAAG AATGTGGAGTTCACACTGGGCGACGAGTCAGAGGAGAGCAAAAAGAAGGAACTGAGCTCTGCAGAGCTGACCAAACAGCTGGACAGACTGATCCATGAAAAGGCCGACAACCAGAGGATCTTTGACTGGATTGAG GCCAACCTCGACGAGCAGCAGAGCTCCTCCAACATGTTTGTCAGAGCTCTGATGACCTGCATCTGCCAGTCAGCCGTCATCT GTGAGAACCCCTACAAGGTGGACGGCGAGCAGATCAAGCAGAGGGCCAAGGTGCTGCAGAAATACCTGAAGGACGAACAGAAGGAGCTGCAGGCTCTGTATGccctgcaggccctgatggtgcaGATGGAGCAACCTGCCA ATCTCCTGCGGATGTTCTTTGACACCCTTTACGACGAGGACGTGATCAAAGAGGAGGCATTCTACAAGTGGGAGTCCAGCAAAGACCCCGCTGAGCAGCAGGGCAAGGGCGTGGCCCTCAAGTCCGTCACCGCCTTCTTCACTTGGCTCCGCGAGGCCGAGGACGAGTCGGACAACAGCTAG
- the eif4g1b gene encoding eukaryotic translation initiation factor 4 gamma 1 isoform X3: MNKAPQPITGPPSNPHPAPSPGLSQPSFPPGQPPSVVFATPPPQMNPTPQARQFAPGPRPIHQQPYYANRASLPPSSGPRGVPPSSGPRPVTPTHVYQPGPGSQMMMIPGQQLPFPSSPQGPAYFIPGQYRSATYVATPQQYPVPAGTPGFYPGTSPAEYGTYAGAYYPAQPQFTPSVQAAPVIMNPAPQQQQPPPQPPQHIHTKRERKQIRIRDPNQGGRDITEEIMSGGRSGSTPTPPQSAISGSESTAVVQANGESVTAAATSAVVRPDDRGKPTPPPLSKTPELAKGDHIPTEATSSDTNTKPPTPPLLSEAEDVPLNTSPTPAPSAPVADVMDAPPPPREPTPPLPSAPEVPAYPAPLPDPVPTSAAQDKTDKKFTEAKEEEEVKEEEAEAEEAAASLDTPLAPPSTTNGVAEVEPERLSVHLPPSHLDAPLESPIAQPEELCLPNGLPLPAPQDPEVPVACATERDDSPIAEPEINEQQVIQTCTAITQAAPTPVVQATPAPVDQPAPAPAPAPAPAPAPAPAPAVQEIPADPVVQAAPAQPEVQDPVPPVALDVKEDTPVPQSTAKEEKPSPAETVSIPDSAPETVPTPPPPTAEEREDTPPPQTVTPALVETTMQAAVSVPKKKRKMKDLNKKEAVGDLLDAFKEEQVVTPPEPEPAPAPAPAPETQPPAASPPAPEEADLTWEDKEDKLDAENIQPDPKSTDTDKKYQYKEEQWKPINTEEKKQYDREFLLGFQFISASMNKPEGLPAISDVVLDKANKTPLRQLDPSRLTGMNCGPDFTPSFANLGRPGMGGGGRGPPPGMGMGVGGQRRSQQMQRKEPRKIITSMSLSDDVQLNKAEKAWKPSTKKARARGAEEEDNDAENLKTQDLFKRVRSILNKLTPQKFQQLMKQVTELTIDTEERLKGVIDLTFEKAISEPDFSVAYANMCRCLMGLKVQTTDKPGATVNFRKLLLNRCQKEFEKDKDDDEIFEKKQKELEAASVAEEKQRLIDELQEAKDKARRRSLGNIKFIGELFKLKMLTEVIMHDCIVKLLKNHDEESLECLCRLLSTIGKDLDFEKAKPRMDQYFNQMEKIIKERKTSSRIRFMLQDVLDLRRNNWVPRRGDQGPKTIDQIHKDAELEEHREQMKVQQALISKKEPSGGPGGRMGGGGPGGRGGPHTPGRGAPPQDEGWNTVPISKNRPIDTSRLSKITKTPVLDFNNQLLAPGGKGTWGSWGKGSSGGTSAKPADTGAEPGGRPATSTLNRFSALQQPSSSSGSSLDSDRRVPQRNSSSRDRSDRFDRSDRGSDRFDRRDDRRDDRDRNRLQVTKRSFSRENEERSREREQRGSADPVRRVASMTDDRGSRERARSKENVKRETAATPPPPQTPTKPALTEEELNKKSTAIIEEYLHINDMKEALQCVQELSSTQLLYVFVRNGLESTLERSTIAREHMGLLLQQLIKNNILPTQQYFNGLQEILEVAEDMAIDIPHIWLYLAELITPMLHEGGIPMGELFREISKPLIPLGKAGVLLVQILTLLCKEMSHKKAGTMWREAGLRWKDFLPEDVDVNKFVTEKNVEFTLGDESEESKKKELSSAELTKQLDRLIHEKADNQRIFDWIEANLDEQQSSSNMFVRALMTCICQSAVICENPYKVDGEQIKQRAKVLQKYLKDEQKELQALYALQALMVQMEQPANLLRMFFDTLYDEDVIKEEAFYKWESSKDPAEQQGKGVALKSVTAFFTWLREAEDESDNS, from the exons CACCCCAGGCTTCTACCCAGGCACCAGCCCCGCTGAATATGGTACTTATG CAGGGGCCTACTACCCCGCCCAGCCTCAGTTCACCCCCTCGGTGCAGGCGGCACCCGTCATTATGAACCCAGCCCCTCAACAGCAGCAACCACCTCCTCAGCCTCCACAGCACATCCACACCAAGCGCGAACGGAAACAG ATCAGAATAAGAGACCCTAACCAAGGAGGTCGAGATATTACAGAGGAGATTATGTCAGGGGGCCGCAGTGGCTCTACCCCAACCCCACCACAG TCAGCCATATCGGGATCAGAAAGTACAGCTGTAGTCCAGGCCAACGGTGAGAGCGTCACAGCTGCTGCTACATCAGCAGTGGTTAGACCAG ATGACAGAGGGAAACCTACGCCCCCTCCTCTGTCAAAGACCCCTGAACTTGCGAAGGGCGACCACATCCCCACAGAGGCTACCTCCTCTGACACGAACACTAAGCCCCCCACACCCCCACTACTATCAGAAGCAGAGGACGTCCCTCTCAACACTAGCCCCACTCCTGCACCCAGTGCTCCTGTTGCAGATGTAATGGatgctcctccacctccaagGGAACCCACCCCGCCCCTCCCGTCAGCGCCTGAGGTGCCTGCCTACCCCGCACCTCTCCCTGACCCTGTCCCCACATCTGCTGCACAAGACAAAACAGACAAGAAATTCacagaggcaaaggaggaggaggaggtgaaagaGGAAGAGGCTGAAGCAGAAGAGGCAGCTGCCTCTTTGGACACGCCCCTTGCACCTCCCTCCACCACTAACGGTGTGGCAGAGGTGGAGCCAGAAAGGCTGTCAGTCCACTTGCCACCCAGTCACCTGGATGCTCCCCTGGAGTCTCCCATTGCACAGCCGGAGGAGCTCTGCCTCCCCAACGGCCTGCCGCTGCCAGCCCCTCAAGACCCCGAGGTGCCCGTCGCCTGTGCAACTGAGCGTGACGACAGCCCCATCGCTGAGCCTGAGATCAATGAGCAGCAGGTCATACAGACCTGCACAGCCATCACTCAGGCAGCGCCTACACCTGTTGTCCAAGCCACACCGGCACCTGTAGATCAGCCTGcacctgctcctgctcctgctcctgcacctgcacctgctCCTGCCCCCGCACCCGCTGTTCAGGAGATTCCTGCTGATCCAGTTGTCCAGGCAGCACCTGCCCAGCCTGAAGTACAGGACCCAGTTCCTCCAGTCGCCCTGGATGTTAAAGAAGATACCCCAGTGCCCCAGTCCACCGCCAAGGAAGAGAAGCCATCTCCTGCAGAGACGGTTTCCATACCTGACAGCGCCCCAGAAACAGTGCCCACTCCTCCCCCTCCCacagcagaggagagggaggacaCCCCTCCTCCCCAGACGGTTACCCCTGCCCTTGTAGAAACTACTATGCAAG CCGCTGTGTCTGTgccaaagaaaaagaggaagatgaaggaTCTGAACAAAAAGGAGGCTGTAGGAGACCTCCTGGATGCCTTTAAAGAG GAGCAAGTCGTGACTCCCCCGGAGCCCGAGCCGGCCCCGGCCCCTGCCCCAGCGCCAGAGACCCAGCCCcctgctgcttctcctcctGCCCCAGAGGAGGCGGACCTGACCTGGGAGGACAAGGAGGACAAGCTGGATGCTGAGAACATTCAGCCAGATCCCAAGTCGACTGACACTGACAAGAAGTACCAGTACAAAGAGG AACAATGGAAGCCGATCaacacagaggagaagaaaCAATACGACAGAGAGTTTCTTCTGGGCTTCCAGTTCATCTCAGCCAGTATGAACAAGCCTGAGGGTCTGCCAGCCATCAGTGATGTTGTCCTGGACAAG GCTAATAAGACCCCTCTGCGTCAACTGGACCCCAGTCGTCTAACAGGAATGAACTGTGGCCCTGACTTTACACCCTCCTTCGCCAACCTCGGCAGGCCTGGCATGGGAGGAGGCGGCAGAGGACCG CCTCCAGGTATGGGCATGGGCGTTGGCGGTCAACGTCGCTCTCAGCAAATGCAGAGGAAAGAGCCGAGGAAAATCATCACCAGCATGTCACTCAGCGATGACGTGCAGCTGAACAAAGCAGAGAAGGCTTGGAAACCTTCAACGAAAAAGGCTCGCGCTCGcggagcagaggaagaggacaaCGATGCAGAGAACCTTAAGACCCAGGATCTGTTTAAACGGGTTCGCAGTATCCTCAACAAACTGACCCCCCAAAAGTTTCAACAGCTAATGAAACAGGTGACGGAACTGACTATTGACACTGAGGAGAGATTGAAAGGAGTCATTGATCTTACTTTCGAAAAGGCCATCTCCGAGCCAGACTTTTCGGTGGCCTATGCCAACATGTGCCGCTGCCTTATGGGG CTTAAAGTCCAAACCACAGATAAGCCGGGAGCCACTGTGAATTTCCGCAAGCTGCTACTAAATCGATGCCAGAAGGAGTTTGAGAAGGATAAAGATGACGACGAGATCTttgagaagaagcagaaggagCTGGAGGCTGCCTCAGTG GCGGAGGAGAAGCAGCGGCTCATCGATGAGCTACAAGAGGCCAAAGACAAGGCCAGGAGGCGCTCACTGGGCAACATCAAGTTCATTGGCGAGCTGTTCAAGCTTAAAATGCTCACAGAGGTCATCATGCATGACTGCATTGTAAAGCTGCTCAAAAACCACGATGAAGAGTCCCTGGAGTGCCTGTGTAGACTGTTGTCCACCATCGGCAAGGACCTAGACTTCGAGAAGGCAaag CCTCGCATGGACCAGTACTTCAATCAGatggagaaaataataaagGAGAGGAAGACCTCCTCCCGTATCCGCTTCATGCTGCAGGATGTGCTGGACCTTCGACGG AACAACTGGGTGCCCCGGCGAGGCGACCAGGGCCCCAAGACCATCGACCAGATCCACAAAGACGCTGAGCTGGAGGAGCACAGGGAGCAAATGAAGGTGCAGCAAGCCCTCATCTCCAAGAAGGAGCCCAGTGGTGGCCCTGGAGGCAGGATGGGTGGAGGAGGTCCCGGGGGTCGTGGGGGCCCTCACACCCCAGGCCGTGGAGCTCCTCCCCAGGACGAGGGCTGGAATACAGTGCCTATCTCCAAGAACCGACCTATTGACACCTCTCGCCTTAGCAAAATCACTAAG ACTCCTGTTCTTGACTTCAACAATCAGTTGCTCGCCCCAGGAGGTAAAGGTACATGGGGGAGCTGGGGTAAGGGCAGCAGCGGTGGCACCAGTGCCAAACCTGCAGATACTG GTGCAGAGCCAGGCGGCCGTCCAGCCACCAGCACACTGAACAGATTTTCAGCCTTACAGCAGCCGTCGTCCTCTTCAGGCTCGTCCCTGGACTCAGACAGACGAGTTCCTCAGAG AAACAGCTCAAGTCGAGACCGCAGCGATCGCTTCGACCGCTCTGATCGTGGCAGCGACCGTTTTGACAGACGGGACGACCGGCGGGACGACCGTGACCGAAATCGGCTGCAGGTCACCAAGCGCAGCTTCAGCCGGGAGAACGAAGAGCGGAGCCGGGAGAGAGAGCAACGTGGGTCGGCTGATCCTGTACGCCGAGTAGCGAGCATGACGGACGACagaggcagcagagagagagccaGGAGCAAAGAGAATG TGAAACGGGAGACAGCTGccacccctccacctcctcagaCCCCCACCAAGCCTGCCTTGACCGAGGAAGAGCTGAACAAGAAGTCCACAGCCATTATCGAGGAGTACCTCCATATAAATGACATGAAG GAGGCTCTCCAGTGTGTGCAGGAGTTGAGCAGCACTCAGCTACTGTACGTGTTCGTACGAAACGGACTGGAGTCGACGCTGGAGCGCAGCACCATCGCCAGGGAGCACATGGGCCTGCTTCTGCAGCAGCTCATTAAGAACAACATCCTCCCCACACAGCAGTACTTTAATGG GCTTCAGGAAATCCTGGAGGTGGCTGAAGACATGGCGATAGACATCCCCCACATCTGGCTGTACCTGGCAGAGCTGATCACTCCCATGCTCCATGAGGGAGGCATCCCTATGGGAGAACTTTTCAG GGAGATTTCAAAGCCTTTAATTCCTCTGGGAAAAGCTGGAGTGCTGCTGGTCCAGATCCTCACTTTACTCTGCAAAGAAATG AGCCATAAAAAGGCGGGCACAATGTGGAGGGAGGCTGGCCTCCGGTGGAAAGACTTCCTCCCAGAGGATGTAGACGTCAACAAGTTTGTGACAGAAAAG AATGTGGAGTTCACACTGGGCGACGAGTCAGAGGAGAGCAAAAAGAAGGAACTGAGCTCTGCAGAGCTGACCAAACAGCTGGACAGACTGATCCATGAAAAGGCCGACAACCAGAGGATCTTTGACTGGATTGAG GCCAACCTCGACGAGCAGCAGAGCTCCTCCAACATGTTTGTCAGAGCTCTGATGACCTGCATCTGCCAGTCAGCCGTCATCT GTGAGAACCCCTACAAGGTGGACGGCGAGCAGATCAAGCAGAGGGCCAAGGTGCTGCAGAAATACCTGAAGGACGAACAGAAGGAGCTGCAGGCTCTGTATGccctgcaggccctgatggtgcaGATGGAGCAACCTGCCA ATCTCCTGCGGATGTTCTTTGACACCCTTTACGACGAGGACGTGATCAAAGAGGAGGCATTCTACAAGTGGGAGTCCAGCAAAGACCCCGCTGAGCAGCAGGGCAAGGGCGTGGCCCTCAAGTCCGTCACCGCCTTCTTCACTTGGCTCCGCGAGGCCGAGGACGAGTCGGACAACAGCTAG